In a genomic window of Allomeiothermus silvanus DSM 9946:
- the mog gene encoding molybdopterin adenylyltransferase, which yields MGESTTPPAKIGILTVSDRASRGQYQDQSGPAIREYLTEVLSTPFEVDYRVIPDEQALIEETLIDMERGGCGLILTTGGTGPAVRDVTPEATERVCSRMMPGFGELMRKVSLEQTPTAILSRQTAGIRNACLIVNLPGKPRSIRLCLDAVFPAIPYCLDLIGGPYLEADPAKVQVFRPAN from the coding sequence ATGGGTGAATCCACAACCCCGCCCGCTAAAATCGGTATCCTCACCGTTTCGGATCGAGCCAGCCGAGGACAGTACCAAGACCAAAGCGGCCCGGCAATCCGGGAGTACCTCACGGAGGTGCTCAGCACTCCTTTTGAGGTGGACTACCGGGTCATCCCCGACGAACAAGCCCTCATCGAGGAGACCCTGATCGATATGGAGAGGGGCGGTTGCGGGTTGATCCTCACTACCGGCGGGACTGGCCCGGCGGTGCGCGACGTGACCCCTGAGGCTACCGAGAGGGTATGTAGCCGGATGATGCCGGGTTTTGGCGAGTTGATGCGCAAGGTATCGCTCGAGCAGACCCCCACCGCCATCCTCTCGCGCCAGACCGCTGGGATCCGCAATGCCTGCTTGATCGTGAACCTACCGGGTAAGCCCCGCTCAATCCGGCTCTGTCTGGATGCGGTGTTTCCGGCCATCCCCTACTGTCTCGACCTCATCGGAGGCCCCTACCTCGAGGCCGACCCGGCCAAGGTCCAGGTCTTCCGGCCCGCCAACTAA
- a CDS encoding TetR/AcrR family transcriptional regulator — MPKTPGPAPDARTRILEAAGAVIRQEGVMGLTLDAVAHAAGVSKGGLLYHFPSKEALVRALLEHHLDAFERALAENGKPFAQAYVEMGWYDGSGGLFLSLAAALALYPELLQTIRERSRRWYARVRTPEARIALLATDGLFMAELLGLEAFGPDERQAVLERLRELAREEAV, encoded by the coding sequence ATGCCCAAAACCCCAGGCCCTGCTCCCGATGCCCGCACCCGAATCCTCGAGGCCGCCGGGGCGGTGATCCGGCAAGAAGGAGTGATGGGCCTCACCCTAGACGCCGTAGCTCATGCGGCGGGGGTGAGCAAAGGGGGTCTCCTTTACCATTTTCCCAGCAAGGAAGCCTTGGTGCGGGCGCTCTTGGAACACCATCTGGACGCCTTCGAGCGGGCCTTGGCAGAAAACGGCAAACCCTTCGCCCAGGCTTATGTGGAGATGGGCTGGTATGACGGCAGCGGTGGCCTCTTCTTGAGCCTTGCCGCCGCGCTCGCCTTGTACCCCGAGCTTTTGCAGACCATCCGGGAGCGAAGCCGCAGGTGGTACGCCCGGGTGCGCACTCCGGAAGCGCGCATCGCCCTGCTCGCCACCGATGGGCTATTCATGGCCGAATTGCTGGGCCTCGAGGCCTTTGGCCCGGATGAGCGCCAAGCGGTGCTGGAGCGGCTCCGAGAGCTAGCGAGGGAGGAAGCGGTATAG
- a CDS encoding bifunctional folylpolyglutamate synthase/dihydrofolate synthase yields MIYSEALEWLFNQTRSGAPRGTQRVGEVLEHLGHPERHFPAIHVLGTNGKGSVVAYLEAAFRAAGRRYGATTSPHLVDFRERIRTHQGLIPEEQVARFVEWARERNFIEHPAFFDLATALAFEHFAKVGVEMAAVEAGVGGVLDATNVLPEVCLTVLTNVGEDHLETLGGSLEAVARDKTGAFRAGVPVVTAAEGIGLAVAREVAQSRRAPLYVLEPGNPLFELPVPPVLKGRVQIQNARLAAAALRLLGFPERVVVEGLRTAVHPGRMQEFEQQGIQVVLDGAHNPPAARALAEEFSGYHLVFGAFPRKDYSAVLGLLIPKARSVRYARAGKGALQAAPLSLVYPAPYFEEPLEALEDALRFAQQDGEPVLVTGSLYLVGEILRTSAV; encoded by the coding sequence GTGATCTATTCGGAGGCCCTCGAGTGGCTTTTTAACCAGACCCGTTCGGGGGCACCGCGCGGGACACAGCGAGTGGGGGAGGTGCTCGAGCACCTGGGCCACCCCGAGCGGCATTTTCCCGCTATCCACGTCTTGGGAACCAACGGCAAAGGGAGCGTGGTGGCCTACCTCGAGGCGGCCTTCCGGGCCGCCGGGAGGCGCTACGGGGCGACTACCAGCCCCCATCTGGTGGATTTCCGTGAGCGTATCCGTACCCACCAGGGCCTGATCCCCGAGGAGCAGGTGGCCCGGTTCGTGGAGTGGGCCAGGGAGCGAAACTTCATCGAGCATCCGGCCTTCTTTGATCTGGCTACGGCCCTGGCGTTCGAGCATTTCGCCAAGGTAGGGGTTGAGATGGCTGCTGTGGAGGCGGGGGTAGGGGGAGTGCTGGACGCTACCAACGTCCTCCCTGAGGTGTGCCTTACCGTGCTGACTAACGTGGGAGAGGACCACCTCGAGACCCTGGGGGGGTCGCTCGAGGCGGTGGCCCGGGACAAAACCGGGGCCTTTCGCGCGGGAGTGCCGGTGGTCACGGCGGCGGAGGGGATCGGTCTGGCGGTGGCCCGCGAGGTGGCGCAGTCGCGGCGGGCCCCGCTGTACGTGCTCGAGCCCGGAAATCCCCTTTTTGAGTTGCCGGTTCCCCCGGTCCTTAAGGGCCGAGTGCAAATCCAGAATGCGCGGTTGGCCGCTGCGGCCCTGAGGCTTTTGGGTTTCCCCGAGCGCGTAGTCGTGGAGGGCTTACGGACAGCGGTTCACCCCGGGCGGATGCAGGAGTTCGAGCAGCAGGGGATACAGGTGGTCCTCGACGGGGCGCACAACCCCCCGGCAGCCCGAGCGCTCGCCGAGGAGTTCTCCGGCTATCACCTGGTTTTCGGGGCCTTCCCCCGCAAGGACTATTCCGCCGTGCTGGGGCTTTTAATTCCCAAGGCCCGCTCGGTGCGGTACGCCCGGGCCGGAAAGGGGGCCCTTCAAGCTGCGCCGCTGAGTCTCGTCTATCCCGCCCCCTACTTTGAAGAACCCCTCGAGGCGCTCGAGGACGCCCTGCGCTTTGCCCAACAGGATGGCGAGCCCGTGCTGGTGACGGGCTCGCTGTATCTGGTAGGGGAGATTCTGAGAACTAGCGCAGTCTAG
- a CDS encoding DMT family transporter: MSGWTYLILAILAEVIGSTGLKASQGFSKLLPSSVVVVGYASAFYFLSLALKTVPLNTAYAVWSGLGTALIALLGVVFLRESINFPMALGIVLIVAGVALLQVFGVRH; encoded by the coding sequence ATGAGTGGTTGGACATATCTCATTTTGGCCATCCTGGCAGAAGTGATCGGCTCCACTGGCCTAAAGGCTTCGCAGGGCTTCAGCAAACTTCTGCCCAGCAGCGTAGTAGTAGTGGGCTATGCCTCAGCCTTTTACTTTTTGAGTCTGGCCCTCAAAACGGTGCCCCTCAACACCGCCTACGCGGTTTGGTCGGGGCTTGGCACCGCGCTCATCGCCCTTTTGGGGGTGGTGTTCTTGCGAGAGAGCATCAACTTTCCCATGGCATTGGGCATCGTGCTGATCGTAGCCGGAGTGGCGCTACTTCAGGTGTTCGGGGTTCGGCATTGA
- a CDS encoding ABC transporter ATP-binding protein, whose protein sequence is MRTDQSVLASLYELAPYLRRYAWPYIGGIIAGVLSVVMGVISPYFLRHAIDAIRLEQDYRPWVLAIVGAALLSGLFSWANRQLLIVASRYIEHDIRMDLFRKALSLDSYFYGKNRIGDLVNKFNTDLGAVREMLGGGVNMGSRLFMFVILALISMYLVNVRLALVLSVVFPVIFLIMRYVLRLIDRRYRESQEVFDQISTKAQENFSGIRVVKGFALEQRELEAFQKLNREYIEKSLALTRVEGPMRALMGVLIGFAVLIVLWVGGGMVIRGELTVGQFVQFNAYVTLLAWPIIGLGYTLSIFQRGATSQKRLRELERTQPQISSGGKAPKDLTGEVRFDGVSLELGGRKVLDNITLTIPQGTTLGITGRTGSGKTLLVSLIPRLLDPTQGRVLLGGYDVKDLSLATLRQAVGMVPQEPFLFSDTLAENIAFGLPQVDRAQVEWAARLAGVHEDIMGFPQGYDTSLGERGVTLSGGQRQRTALARALAKRPKVLILDDAMSAVDTETESRILSGLKTVLGQQTTLLVAHRTSTLRYADWIVVLEDGHIAEEGTHEMLLEQGGLYAELDRIQRLQAEVD, encoded by the coding sequence ATGAGAACTGACCAGTCAGTACTCGCTTCTCTGTATGAGTTAGCGCCCTATCTGAGGCGCTATGCCTGGCCTTATATCGGCGGGATCATCGCTGGGGTGCTTTCGGTAGTGATGGGGGTGATCTCGCCTTATTTCCTGCGCCACGCCATAGACGCCATCCGGCTGGAACAGGACTACCGTCCGTGGGTGCTGGCGATTGTGGGAGCGGCGCTGTTGTCGGGCTTGTTTTCCTGGGCCAACCGCCAGCTCTTGATTGTAGCGAGCCGCTACATCGAGCACGACATCCGCATGGACCTCTTTCGCAAGGCCCTTTCGCTAGACAGCTATTTTTATGGCAAGAATCGCATCGGCGATTTGGTGAACAAGTTCAACACCGACCTCGGCGCGGTGCGCGAGATGCTGGGCGGGGGCGTCAACATGGGCTCGCGCCTCTTCATGTTCGTGATACTTGCCCTGATCTCGATGTACTTGGTGAACGTGCGGCTGGCATTGGTGCTTTCGGTAGTCTTTCCGGTCATTTTCTTGATCATGCGTTACGTACTGCGGCTGATTGACCGGCGTTACCGCGAGAGCCAGGAAGTCTTCGATCAGATCTCTACCAAAGCCCAGGAGAACTTCTCGGGCATCCGGGTGGTGAAGGGGTTTGCCCTCGAGCAGCGCGAACTCGAGGCTTTCCAAAAGCTCAACCGCGAATACATAGAAAAAAGCTTGGCCCTCACCCGGGTAGAAGGTCCCATGCGGGCTCTGATGGGTGTATTGATCGGCTTTGCCGTGTTGATCGTGCTATGGGTGGGTGGCGGGATGGTAATTCGCGGAGAGCTCACCGTGGGGCAGTTTGTGCAGTTCAACGCCTATGTTACCCTGTTGGCTTGGCCCATCATCGGGCTAGGCTACACGCTTAGCATTTTCCAGCGGGGGGCTACTAGCCAGAAAAGGCTACGTGAATTGGAGCGAACCCAGCCACAAATAAGCAGCGGAGGGAAAGCGCCAAAAGATCTCACCGGAGAGGTGCGTTTTGACGGGGTGAGCCTCGAGCTGGGCGGGCGGAAGGTCCTCGATAACATCACCCTGACCATTCCCCAGGGGACCACGCTGGGCATCACCGGGCGCACCGGGAGCGGTAAAACCCTGTTGGTGAGCCTGATCCCGCGGCTCCTAGACCCTACCCAGGGGCGGGTGCTGCTGGGGGGCTACGACGTGAAAGACCTTTCGCTGGCCACGCTGCGCCAGGCGGTAGGAATGGTTCCCCAAGAGCCCTTTCTCTTCTCCGACACCCTGGCCGAGAATATCGCCTTTGGCCTCCCCCAGGTGGACCGCGCCCAGGTGGAATGGGCCGCCAGACTGGCTGGGGTGCACGAGGACATCATGGGCTTCCCCCAGGGCTACGACACCTCGTTGGGCGAGCGCGGCGTGACCCTCTCGGGGGGGCAACGGCAGCGCACCGCCTTAGCCCGTGCCCTGGCCAAGCGCCCCAAGGTGCTCATCCTCGACGATGCTATGAGCGCGGTGGATACCGAGACCGAAAGCCGCATCCTGAGCGGGCTCAAGACCGTGTTAGGCCAACAAACTACCCTCCTCGTCGCCCACCGCACCAGCACGCTGCGGTATGCCGACTGGATCGTAGTACTCGAGGATGGGCATATCGCCGAGGAGGGTACCCACGAGATGCTCTTGGAGCAGGGTGGGCTCTATGCTGAGCTCGACCGGATACAGCGCTTGCAGGCAGAGGTCGATTAG
- a CDS encoding protease complex subunit PrcB family protein, whose translation MKRILEALLLLALAGCVPQKPPAYQVSEIQVLFSDATERRDYFYGDPQTIQVSGQSVRLERADPQAAGSVPEALAANGQPVLREVAPPWPNSLRASRSGSALVVRGQRAVRSAWVYENGWSRLTVQEGQNLLLSGAPRLEGLSEAENGMVLQEILARRGGRVVVLYQLEEPVLPALVLDPAPQSYRITAVEVQYGLESEGAVMGGNLSEVRVLRQGTNSAYTGSAPQAFLATSASSFAQIWALATGNILPRPAAPEVNFSQYSIAAFFVGQKPTGGYGVRFVSATSSAGTWRITVELLQPAPGAILTQALTSPYLILELPGAASRVEFVDASGRLLSAATAR comes from the coding sequence ATGAAGCGAATTCTTGAAGCATTGTTGCTGCTAGCCCTGGCAGGTTGTGTCCCGCAAAAGCCCCCAGCCTACCAGGTGAGCGAAATCCAGGTACTTTTCAGCGACGCTACCGAGCGCCGGGATTACTTCTACGGCGACCCGCAAACCATTCAGGTCAGTGGCCAGAGCGTGCGCCTGGAACGTGCTGATCCTCAAGCCGCCGGGTCGGTGCCCGAAGCCCTAGCTGCCAATGGACAACCGGTGCTGCGCGAGGTAGCCCCGCCCTGGCCCAATTCTCTCCGCGCCAGCCGGTCGGGGTCGGCCCTCGTGGTCCGAGGGCAAAGGGCAGTACGCTCAGCCTGGGTATACGAAAACGGCTGGTCACGGCTCACCGTCCAAGAGGGGCAAAACCTGCTCCTCTCCGGTGCTCCGCGCCTAGAGGGGCTCAGCGAAGCGGAAAATGGGATGGTGTTACAAGAGATATTGGCCCGACGAGGAGGGAGGGTGGTGGTGCTCTACCAGCTCGAAGAGCCGGTGCTACCGGCTTTGGTGCTGGACCCGGCTCCGCAGAGCTACCGCATCACCGCCGTGGAAGTGCAGTACGGGCTCGAGAGCGAGGGGGCGGTCATGGGAGGGAATTTATCCGAAGTGCGGGTGCTACGGCAGGGGACTAACTCCGCTTACACCGGCTCTGCTCCGCAGGCTTTCCTGGCTACCTCGGCCAGCAGCTTCGCTCAGATCTGGGCACTGGCAACGGGCAACATCCTACCCCGCCCGGCAGCACCCGAAGTGAATTTCAGCCAGTACAGCATCGCGGCCTTCTTTGTCGGCCAAAAACCCACCGGAGGATACGGGGTGCGCTTTGTAAGTGCGACCTCGAGCGCAGGCACCTGGCGGATCACGGTCGAACTCCTCCAGCCCGCCCCCGGGGCCATCCTCACCCAGGCCCTAACCAGCCCTTACCTGATACTCGAGTTGCCTGGTGCAGCCAGCCGGGTGGAGTTCGTGGACGCTTCCGGGAGGCTGCTGAGTGCGGCCACGGCCCGCTAG
- a CDS encoding response regulator transcription factor — protein MIRIVLADDHALFRQGLRSLLEAEPDFRVVGEAGDGREALRHVLEAKPDIVLMDIQMPGLDGVQATQEILREWPQAKVIMLTMYRQDAYVFEAVKAGARGYMLKDADAKDLLEAIRRVNNGEVLLDAELAEQIIQDFKAKRESVPKPHAELSEREVQILKLVAQGYTNLEIAGELSLSEKTVRNRLSEIFQKLHLNNRTQAALYALREGLAEPGEAE, from the coding sequence ATGATTCGCATCGTGTTGGCAGATGACCACGCCTTATTCCGCCAGGGGCTACGCAGCCTGCTCGAGGCTGAGCCGGATTTCCGGGTGGTCGGGGAGGCGGGAGATGGCCGTGAGGCCTTGCGCCACGTGCTCGAGGCCAAGCCCGACATCGTACTGATGGACATCCAGATGCCTGGCCTCGACGGGGTACAGGCTACCCAGGAGATCTTGCGGGAGTGGCCCCAGGCCAAGGTCATCATGCTGACCATGTACCGCCAGGATGCCTACGTCTTCGAGGCGGTCAAGGCCGGGGCGCGGGGCTACATGCTCAAGGATGCCGACGCTAAAGATCTCCTCGAGGCTATTCGGCGGGTCAACAACGGTGAGGTTCTGCTCGATGCCGAGCTGGCCGAGCAGATCATTCAGGACTTCAAAGCCAAACGCGAGTCCGTCCCTAAGCCCCACGCCGAACTTTCCGAGCGTGAAGTGCAGATCCTCAAGCTCGTCGCCCAGGGCTACACCAACCTGGAGATCGCCGGGGAACTCTCGCTCTCGGAGAAGACCGTGCGCAACCGGCTGAGCGAGATCTTCCAGAAGCTCCACCTCAACAACCGCACCCAGGCTGCCCTCTACGCGCTGCGTGAGGGCTTAGCCGAGCCGGGCGAGGCTGAATGA
- a CDS encoding M20/M25/M40 family metallo-hydrolase yields the protein MSDPRVLLQAFAGVSGDGPRAEWLGRYLNASGFRVCQDELGNLWAGQGSLLLVAHLDTVLTPSEPLAQDGRWWAPAVGDNSSGVAVLLSLAEQLIPQGVTLAFSVGEEGLGNLRGARALVAKLRPQAMVAVDGYLPSVVAQAVGSTRLRAVFTGPGGHAWGDRGQKSPVPALGQALAALYKLAKPENASLNVGRVFGGEAINAIPREVGLELDLRATDPLVLETLENQSRQILMEAAGPFGVGLELEVLGRRPAGHSATPKMIQAAKEALKGVGLEAQITPGSTDASAGVEQGIPALAFGVYRGGGAHTPQEWVEPDSLLLGQQALAELVRRLLGEL from the coding sequence ATGAGCGATCCACGTGTACTGTTGCAAGCTTTTGCCGGTGTTTCCGGGGATGGTCCTCGCGCTGAGTGGTTGGGTCGCTACCTGAACGCTTCGGGCTTTAGGGTTTGTCAGGACGAACTCGGTAACCTCTGGGCTGGTCAGGGTTCGCTGCTGCTGGTGGCCCATTTGGACACCGTGCTCACCCCTAGTGAGCCCCTGGCCCAGGATGGGCGCTGGTGGGCACCAGCGGTAGGAGATAACTCCTCTGGGGTGGCGGTGCTGCTGTCGCTGGCGGAGCAGTTGATCCCCCAGGGTGTCACCCTAGCCTTTAGCGTGGGGGAGGAAGGGCTGGGTAACCTACGGGGGGCCCGGGCGCTGGTGGCGAAGCTCCGGCCCCAGGCCATGGTAGCGGTGGACGGCTATCTACCCTCGGTGGTAGCGCAGGCGGTGGGCTCCACCCGGCTGCGGGCCGTCTTTACCGGCCCCGGCGGGCACGCCTGGGGTGATCGAGGCCAAAAAAGCCCGGTTCCTGCTTTAGGTCAGGCCTTAGCCGCTTTGTATAAGCTCGCCAAACCGGAGAATGCCAGCCTCAACGTGGGACGGGTATTTGGTGGAGAGGCGATCAACGCTATTCCCCGCGAGGTGGGTCTCGAGCTAGATCTGCGGGCTACCGATCCGTTGGTGCTGGAGACCCTGGAAAACCAGTCTCGCCAGATCTTAATGGAAGCCGCCGGGCCTTTTGGGGTGGGCCTGGAACTGGAGGTACTGGGACGCAGACCTGCTGGGCACAGCGCTACCCCAAAGATGATCCAGGCTGCCAAGGAGGCATTGAAGGGGGTGGGGCTCGAGGCCCAGATCACCCCCGGCTCCACCGATGCCTCGGCGGGGGTCGAGCAGGGGATCCCAGCTCTGGCTTTCGGTGTGTACCGGGGCGGAGGGGCCCACACCCCGCAGGAGTGGGTTGAGCCGGATTCCCTGCTACTTGGCCAGCAGGCCCTAGCCGAGTTGGTGCGACGGCTTTTGGGTGAGCTCTGA
- a CDS encoding ABC transporter ATP-binding protein — protein sequence MHEEEAFRKSFDAKLARRILVYVRPYWKQVAWALFALVISTLTAASTPLFLKYAIDNAIVPRGALEALQRYQVLLGVAVLFMLVRVVDFIANYAQTYLISWVGQHVLYDLRSEIFAKLQRLHLGYFDKNPVGRLMTRVTSDVDAINQFITGGLVGLIADVFLILGLVTFMLVLNWKLALVVLVMMPIFLGVTTWIRNGMRESYRTMRLRLARVNASLQENLAGVQTTQLYSRELENEARFNRLSLDLRAAWVQIVGWFALFFPIVGFLGEFTVASVVWFGGGQVVQGAVTLGLLVAFTDYVRQLFQPLQDLSDKFNIFQAAMASAERIFGLLDTPEEISDKPDAKPVLRFRGEIAFEDVWFAYGKREEAKPHGNPEAEWDWVLRGVSFKIRPGEKIALVGATGAGKTSVISLVARFYDVQKGQVTIDGTDVRDYCQQELRRSIGIVLQDPFLFSGTIEENLRLGNEDIPFERIREVACFVGADEFISALPKGYQTVLHERGGGLSTGQKQLLALTRAILHNPDILLILDEATANVDSETEAKIQEALWRVMEGRTSIIIAHRLSTIRHVDRILVFRKGKLVEEGSHEELLGKGGYYAKLYELQYAQG from the coding sequence ATGCATGAGGAAGAAGCCTTTCGTAAATCTTTCGATGCCAAGTTGGCTCGGCGGATCCTGGTGTATGTGCGCCCCTACTGGAAGCAGGTAGCTTGGGCGCTTTTTGCGTTGGTGATCAGTACCCTCACCGCCGCCTCGACCCCGCTTTTTCTCAAATATGCCATTGATAACGCCATTGTTCCCCGGGGGGCGCTCGAGGCCCTCCAGCGCTACCAAGTGCTGCTGGGGGTGGCGGTGCTATTCATGCTGGTGCGGGTGGTAGACTTTATCGCCAACTACGCCCAGACTTACCTCATCAGTTGGGTCGGGCAGCACGTTTTGTACGATCTCCGCAGCGAGATCTTTGCCAAGCTGCAACGCCTGCATCTGGGCTACTTCGACAAGAATCCGGTAGGCCGCCTGATGACCCGGGTGACTTCGGATGTAGATGCGATCAACCAGTTCATCACCGGGGGGTTGGTAGGCCTCATTGCCGATGTGTTCTTGATCCTGGGGCTGGTCACCTTCATGTTGGTGCTCAACTGGAAGCTGGCCCTGGTAGTGCTGGTGATGATGCCGATCTTCCTCGGGGTCACTACCTGGATCCGCAACGGGATGCGCGAGTCCTACCGCACCATGCGCCTGCGGCTGGCTAGGGTCAACGCCTCCTTGCAAGAGAACCTAGCAGGAGTCCAGACTACCCAGCTGTATAGCCGCGAGCTCGAGAATGAGGCCCGCTTCAACCGGCTCTCGCTCGACCTGCGCGCGGCCTGGGTGCAGATCGTCGGTTGGTTTGCCCTTTTTTTTCCCATTGTGGGTTTTTTGGGCGAGTTTACGGTGGCCTCGGTGGTATGGTTCGGCGGCGGCCAGGTTGTTCAAGGTGCGGTGACACTCGGGCTTCTGGTGGCCTTCACTGACTACGTGCGACAACTCTTTCAACCTCTGCAAGACCTCTCGGACAAGTTCAACATCTTCCAGGCTGCGATGGCCTCTGCCGAGCGTATCTTCGGGCTTCTGGACACCCCAGAGGAAATCTCCGATAAACCCGATGCCAAACCCGTGCTGCGCTTCCGGGGCGAGATCGCTTTTGAGGACGTGTGGTTTGCTTACGGTAAACGAGAAGAGGCTAAGCCACATGGAAACCCTGAAGCAGAGTGGGATTGGGTTTTGCGGGGGGTCTCCTTCAAGATCCGGCCCGGTGAGAAGATCGCCCTAGTAGGGGCTACAGGGGCGGGCAAGACCAGCGTGATTAGCCTGGTGGCTCGCTTCTACGATGTGCAGAAGGGCCAGGTTACCATCGACGGAACCGACGTGCGCGACTACTGCCAGCAGGAATTGCGGCGCTCCATAGGGATCGTGCTGCAAGATCCCTTCCTCTTTAGCGGAACAATCGAGGAAAACTTGCGCTTGGGGAACGAAGATATCCCATTCGAGCGTATCAGGGAAGTCGCCTGCTTTGTCGGGGCGGACGAGTTTATCTCGGCCTTGCCCAAGGGCTATCAGACCGTGCTGCACGAGCGGGGTGGGGGGCTTTCGACCGGGCAAAAGCAGCTGTTGGCCCTCACCCGGGCTATCCTGCACAACCCCGACATCCTGCTCATCCTGGACGAAGCTACCGCCAACGTGGATTCCGAGACCGAAGCCAAAATTCAAGAAGCCCTCTGGCGGGTGATGGAAGGGCGCACCAGCATCATCATCGCCCACCGGCTCTCCACCATACGGCATGTAGACCGCATCTTGGTTTTCCGCAAGGGCAAGCTGGTGGAGGAGGGCTCCCACGAGGAACTGCTCGGCAAAGGCGGCTATTACGCCAAGCTCTACGAGTTGCAGTACGCACAGGGGTAA
- a CDS encoding ABC transporter permease, whose translation MASAAEIVKSKPSTETPTRLAFRRFSKSTSGKIGLALAIGLILMALLAPALKPYDPTTDRNYIERLRPPSAEHIFGTDNLGRDVFTRVIHGSRISLRVGLLAVGISLLLGTLLGLLAGYFRGGLEIVIGWFTDILLAFPSTLLAIAIVAVVGPSLTNAMIAVSITQIPVYVRLTRSVVLSTRELEYIQAANALGASNPRILLRHLLPSALPPIIVQATLSIGTATLETAALGFLGLGAQPPAPEWGAMLSDAFRGGYATNSPWTMIFPGLFIMLTVLAFNLLGDGLRDALDPRALR comes from the coding sequence ATGGCAAGTGCAGCCGAGATAGTCAAATCCAAACCCTCTACCGAAACCCCTACCCGCCTGGCGTTTCGGCGCTTCAGCAAGTCCACTTCGGGCAAAATCGGGCTGGCGCTAGCTATCGGGTTGATTTTGATGGCCCTATTAGCCCCGGCCCTCAAGCCCTACGACCCTACCACGGACCGCAACTATATCGAAAGGCTCAGACCCCCCTCAGCGGAGCATATTTTCGGCACCGATAATCTAGGCCGGGACGTGTTCACCCGGGTCATCCACGGCAGCCGTATCAGCTTGCGGGTGGGGCTCTTGGCGGTAGGGATCAGCTTGCTGTTGGGGACTTTGCTGGGGCTTTTGGCTGGGTACTTCCGCGGGGGGCTGGAGATCGTGATCGGCTGGTTTACTGATATTTTGCTAGCCTTCCCCAGCACGCTCTTGGCCATCGCCATCGTGGCGGTGGTGGGACCCAGCCTGACCAACGCCATGATCGCGGTCTCGATCACCCAGATTCCGGTGTATGTGCGCCTCACCCGTAGCGTGGTGCTTTCCACGCGGGAACTCGAGTACATCCAAGCCGCAAACGCCCTGGGTGCTTCTAATCCGCGTATCCTGCTGCGCCACCTGCTGCCCAGCGCTTTGCCGCCGATTATCGTGCAAGCCACCCTCTCCATCGGCACGGCCACCCTGGAGACCGCCGCCTTAGGATTCCTGGGCCTCGGCGCCCAGCCGCCTGCCCCCGAATGGGGAGCTATGCTCTCCGACGCCTTCCGCGGCGGCTACGCTACCAACTCACCTTGGACGATGATCTTCCCCGGGCTTTTCATCATGCTCACCGTGCTGGCTTTCAACCTGTTAGGGGATGGGCTGCGCGACGCCCTGGACCCCCGCGCCTTGCGGTAA